From Dehalococcoidales bacterium, the proteins below share one genomic window:
- a CDS encoding NAD(P)/FAD-dependent oxidoreductase, with protein MTTKRVVVVGGGASGMMAAGRAAESGAHVLLLEKTERLGRKVSISGKKRCNLTNAKEWDDFIAMYGANGRFLYSAFKRYFRNDLLDFLRYYAVETKTERGGRVFPASDDARDIVEAFKHYLADHRVQIQTGARVTNIMVDKGRVVGVQTGSQTYPAAAVILGTGGASFPGTGSTGDGYRMAADIGHTITELRPALVPLVVFEVERARSMQGVSLRNVRLTAYQCTADEINTSMIPARDSGRGIIGTHPRLPVIESRMGEMMMTHFGIGGPITLQMSLAIVDALRRGPVSVSIDLKPALSDKELRKRLQRDFDNYGKRNYRNILKGLLPQKLVEPFVEMTGIPSKKCGYQINAEEREQLLILIKSLRFNIRVPLPLTSAMVTAGGVSLKEIDPRTMASRLVAGLYFCGEVMDIDAETGGYNLQAAFSTGYVAGENATNFALGAAHH; from the coding sequence ATGACTACTAAACGGGTCGTTGTTGTCGGTGGTGGAGCCAGTGGCATGATGGCTGCCGGGCGAGCTGCCGAATCGGGTGCCCATGTGCTTCTCCTGGAAAAGACCGAACGTCTCGGTAGAAAAGTTAGTATCAGCGGCAAGAAACGCTGTAACCTGACCAATGCGAAAGAGTGGGATGACTTTATTGCCATGTATGGTGCTAATGGTCGCTTTCTTTATAGTGCCTTCAAGCGTTACTTTCGAAATGACTTATTGGATTTTTTAAGGTATTACGCTGTGGAAACCAAGACTGAACGTGGTGGGCGAGTCTTTCCTGCGTCTGATGATGCTCGGGACATCGTCGAAGCCTTTAAACACTACTTGGCCGATCATCGGGTCCAGATACAGACTGGTGCCCGCGTAACTAACATAATGGTGGATAAAGGGCGGGTAGTAGGTGTACAAACTGGCTCACAGACATATCCTGCCGCGGCAGTTATCCTGGGCACTGGTGGCGCTTCTTTTCCAGGTACTGGTTCTACTGGTGACGGGTATCGTATGGCTGCTGATATTGGCCATACCATTACCGAGTTACGTCCTGCTCTGGTGCCTCTGGTTGTATTTGAGGTAGAGCGCGCCAGAAGTATGCAGGGCGTCAGTTTACGTAATGTACGCTTGACGGCATATCAGTGCACGGCTGACGAGATCAATACTTCAATGATACCAGCCAGAGACTCAGGACGGGGTATAATTGGCACACACCCGCGGCTGCCTGTTATAGAAAGTCGTATGGGTGAGATGATGATGACCCATTTTGGCATAGGCGGGCCAATCACACTACAAATGAGCCTAGCCATAGTCGATGCCCTTAGACGCGGGCCGGTCAGCGTATCCATTGACCTCAAACCAGCACTCAGCGATAAGGAGCTACGCAAGCGACTACAACGAGATTTTGACAACTATGGGAAACGAAACTATCGCAACATCCTCAAGGGACTCTTACCACAAAAACTGGTTGAGCCATTTGTTGAGATGACTGGTATACCGTCTAAAAAATGTGGCTACCAGATTAATGCTGAAGAACGAGAGCAGCTGTTGATACTGATTAAGTCGCTCCGTTTTAACATTAGGGTTCCATTGCCATTAACTTCGGCTATGGTGACTGCTGGTGGTGTCTCCTTGAAAGAGATTGACCCTCGCACTATGGCCTCACGCCTAGTCGCAGGGCTTTATTTTTGTGGTGAGGTGATGGACATTGATGCTGAGACTGGTGGTTATAATCTGCAGGCTGCTTTTTCTACCGGCTATGTCGCTGGTGAGAATGCGACTAACTTTGCTCTCGGTGCTGCACACCATTAG
- a CDS encoding type II toxin-antitoxin system PemK/MazF family toxin has product MAGILRGEIRWADLNPGRGREQTGLRPVIILSHDVFNENSGTVVAVAITSQPQKAGFPLTLELKTGNLPKRSWAKISQIRTLSTERIGNLIGNVSQEELIKIVEGLNEVID; this is encoded by the coding sequence ATGGCCGGAATATTAAGGGGTGAGATTCGTTGGGCGGATTTAAATCCAGGCCGGGGACGAGAACAAACCGGACTACGTCCGGTGATAATTCTCAGTCACGATGTCTTCAATGAGAATTCCGGGACTGTGGTTGCAGTAGCAATAACCAGCCAACCGCAAAAGGCAGGTTTTCCCTTGACGCTGGAATTAAAAACCGGTAATTTGCCCAAGCGCTCCTGGGCCAAAATCAGCCAGATAAGAACACTTTCTACGGAAAGAATAGGTAATCTCATTGGCAATGTATCGCAGGAAGAATTAATAAAGATTGTGGAAGGACTGAATGAGGTTATCGATTAA
- a CDS encoding ribbon-helix-helix domain-containing protein gives MGKEKIAITLDKQSIGELDRLIQEDVFRNRSQAIQEAISEKLLRLKKTRLIAESSKLDAVFERKLSEEGIAGDVKEWPEY, from the coding sequence ATGGGTAAGGAAAAGATAGCAATCACGTTAGACAAGCAGTCAATTGGTGAACTTGATAGGCTGATTCAAGAAGATGTTTTCCGGAATCGCAGTCAGGCTATTCAAGAAGCAATAAGTGAAAAACTGCTGCGCCTGAAAAAGACCAGATTAATTGCTGAAAGTTCTAAACTCGATGCGGTATTTGAGAGAAAGTTATCCGAGGAAGGAATTGCCGGGGACGTGAAAGAATGGCCGGAATATTAA